A DNA window from Halorubrum sp. DM2 contains the following coding sequences:
- a CDS encoding mannonate dehydratase has protein sequence MDTSLMLPPRPDRRWTLARQLGVKAAVVRFWGEEEWWTYDSLLATKNRFADHGLSLDVVEDRPPMTKTVLGRDGRDEEIETVKRLIRNMGRVGVDVYCWVWTENPVGVLRTTDEVPLRGDSRTTAYDHEQSERAPDYPVDITEAELWENLEYFLDEVVPVAEEAGVKLALHPDDPPVDSVRGVPRLVSSVENVQRILDLHDSPNHGLTFCQGNYAAMDADVPETIRRFGDRIHFVHFRDVDGTPEEFVETWQDDGPTDMLAAMEAYREVGFDGPIRPDHVPRMLGEDHRDDAQAGYTDMGRLFAVGYMTGLLEQTRPAGDGRAE, from the coding sequence ATGGACACGTCACTGATGTTGCCGCCGCGACCGGACCGGCGATGGACGCTCGCCCGCCAGCTCGGCGTCAAGGCCGCGGTCGTCCGGTTCTGGGGCGAAGAGGAGTGGTGGACGTACGACTCGCTGCTCGCGACGAAGAACCGGTTCGCCGACCACGGGCTCTCCTTGGACGTCGTCGAGGACCGCCCGCCGATGACGAAGACGGTACTCGGTCGAGACGGTCGCGACGAGGAGATCGAGACGGTCAAGCGGCTCATCCGCAACATGGGGCGGGTCGGCGTCGACGTCTACTGCTGGGTGTGGACCGAGAACCCGGTCGGCGTCCTCCGCACCACAGACGAGGTGCCACTACGGGGAGACTCTCGGACGACCGCCTACGACCACGAGCAGTCCGAGCGCGCGCCCGACTATCCCGTGGACATCACCGAGGCGGAGCTCTGGGAGAACTTGGAGTACTTCCTCGACGAGGTCGTCCCGGTCGCCGAGGAGGCGGGCGTGAAGCTCGCGCTCCACCCCGACGACCCCCCTGTCGACTCCGTCCGCGGCGTCCCCCGGCTCGTCAGCTCCGTGGAGAACGTTCAGCGTATCTTAGATCTCCACGACAGCCCGAACCACGGGCTGACGTTCTGTCAGGGCAACTACGCCGCGATGGACGCCGACGTGCCGGAGACGATTCGACGGTTCGGCGACCGCATCCACTTCGTCCACTTCCGGGACGTCGACGGGACGCCCGAGGAGTTCGTCGAGACGTGGCAGGACGACGGCCCGACGGACATGCTCGCCGCGATGGAGGCGTACCGCGAGGTCGGGTTCGACGGCCCGATTCGCCCGGACCACGTCCCGCGGATGCTCGGCGAGGACCACCGCGACGACGCGCAGGCCGGCTACACCGACATGGGGCGGCTGTTCGCCGTCGGCTACATGACCGGCCTCTTAGAGCAGACCCGACCGGCCGGCGACGGGCGGGCGGAGTGA
- a CDS encoding SDR family oxidoreductase, translating into MSTDSMPSVSVEGKTAVVIGGTRGIGRAIALGFAEDGADVVATSRSADAVERVAEELRERGAATAEVTCDVTDADSLETLRDTTIEEVGDVDILVNSAGTVAQSPITEMTDEEWQQDIEVDLTGVFTACRVFAREMDAGSIINISSMSADQAREARAAYCAAKSGVNGLTRAAAADLAPDIRVNAIAPGFVKTEMAGPKLDDGSEFRETVDERTPMGRVATPDEMVGTALYLASDAASFTTGEVITVDGGYDDSAQ; encoded by the coding sequence ATGTCTACAGATAGCATGCCGTCCGTGAGTGTCGAGGGAAAGACCGCCGTCGTCATCGGCGGCACGAGGGGAATCGGCCGCGCCATCGCGCTCGGGTTCGCCGAGGACGGTGCCGACGTCGTCGCGACCAGCCGCTCCGCGGACGCCGTCGAGCGCGTCGCCGAGGAACTTCGCGAGCGCGGCGCGGCCACCGCCGAGGTGACGTGTGACGTGACCGACGCCGACTCCCTCGAAACCCTCCGTGACACGACCATCGAAGAGGTCGGCGACGTCGACATCCTCGTCAACTCGGCGGGGACGGTCGCTCAGTCGCCGATCACCGAGATGACCGACGAGGAGTGGCAACAGGACATCGAGGTCGATCTCACCGGCGTCTTCACGGCCTGCCGGGTGTTCGCCCGGGAGATGGACGCCGGGAGCATCATCAACATCTCCTCGATGTCCGCCGACCAGGCCCGGGAAGCCCGGGCGGCCTACTGCGCGGCGAAGAGCGGCGTGAACGGGCTGACGCGCGCCGCCGCGGCCGACCTCGCGCCCGACATCCGCGTGAACGCCATCGCGCCCGGCTTCGTCAAGACCGAGATGGCCGGCCCGAAGCTCGACGACGGCTCCGAGTTCCGCGAGACCGTCGACGAGCGCACCCCGATGGGTCGAGTCGCCACGCCCGACGAGATGGTCGGGACCGCGCTCTACCTCGCGAGCGACGCCGCCTCCTTCACGACCGGCGAAGTGATCACCGTCGACGGCGGGTACGACGACAGCGCACAGTAA